The proteins below are encoded in one region of Holophagaceae bacterium:
- a CDS encoding molybdopterin molybdotransferase MoeA → MRETLLPLDEALALVRAALPRKGSPRLTADRDDPALDRSAMDGAAMRHAEGDAPRILLGTLYAGDDPSRFHIGPHEAVRIMTGAALPAGADAVVPVEELRIEGDRIFPARPPKPGEAIRTRGSQARAGELLLPGGGPSTAARAGLAAQIGMEPEPPRRIQAGIASTGDELAGVPLPHQIRDSNGPMLAALAHRLGADARRLPSLPDDPEALQRRLSDLGNVQVLLTSGGVSMGDKDHLPSVLKALGANILFHKIRLKPGKPMLVALLGDRVVLGLPGNPQSAYLNALLFLPVVLSGLEGSIEPDPWKRGHLGEAVKNPGDRPLLLPCRLQDGRLTPLRSKGSGDLITLAQADACAWIPEGGMEAGETKYLQVV, encoded by the coding sequence ATGCGCGAGACCCTTCTGCCTCTGGATGAAGCCTTGGCCTTGGTCCGCGCGGCCCTCCCGCGGAAAGGTTCGCCCCGGCTCACCGCCGACCGCGATGATCCCGCGCTGGACCGCAGCGCCATGGATGGCGCGGCCATGCGCCATGCGGAGGGGGACGCTCCACGGATCCTCCTCGGCACCTTGTACGCCGGAGATGATCCTTCCCGGTTCCACATCGGCCCCCATGAAGCCGTGCGCATCATGACCGGCGCCGCTTTGCCCGCGGGCGCGGATGCGGTGGTCCCCGTCGAGGAGCTGCGGATCGAAGGGGATCGCATCTTTCCCGCCAGGCCCCCCAAGCCCGGTGAAGCCATCCGCACGCGCGGTTCCCAGGCCCGGGCCGGGGAACTCCTGCTGCCCGGCGGCGGCCCTTCCACCGCCGCGCGTGCGGGCCTGGCGGCCCAGATCGGGATGGAACCTGAACCGCCCCGCCGCATCCAGGCGGGCATCGCCAGCACCGGAGATGAGCTGGCCGGCGTGCCCCTGCCCCACCAGATCCGCGACTCCAACGGCCCCATGCTCGCCGCCCTGGCCCACCGCCTGGGCGCGGATGCCCGGAGACTGCCCAGCCTGCCGGATGATCCGGAGGCCCTCCAGCGGCGCCTGTCGGACCTCGGCAATGTGCAGGTGCTGCTAACCAGCGGCGGCGTGAGCATGGGCGATAAAGACCATCTGCCATCGGTGCTGAAGGCACTGGGCGCCAACATCCTCTTCCATAAAATCCGCCTGAAGCCCGGGAAGCCCATGCTGGTGGCCCTTCTCGGCGACCGTGTGGTCCTCGGGCTGCCCGGCAATCCCCAAAGCGCCTACCTCAATGCCCTGCTGTTTCTGCCGGTGGTCCTCAGCGGACTGGAAGGCAGCATCGAACCTGATCCATGGAAACGCGGCCACCTCGGGGAAGCCGTGAAAAATCCCGGCGACCGCCCCCTGCTGCTGCCCTGCAGGCTCCAGGACGGCCGCCTGACGCCCCTTCGATCCAAGGGCAGCGGCGACCTCATCACGCTCGCCCAGGCCGATGCATGCGCATGGATCCCCGAGGGCGGAATGGAAGCCGGGGAGACGAAGTACCTCCAGGTGGTTTAG
- a CDS encoding DegT/DnrJ/EryC1/StrS aminotransferase family protein — protein MPYARRETFLPFTRPMIGQAEIDELIDSIHSGWITTGPKSAKFEEELERYNGVPYCRVMNSATTAQEITMQVLGLQPGDEVITTSLTWVSTLSTVVLQGGVPVLVDIDPVTLNMDPSKLEAAITPRTKGIIPVHLTGLPCSMDEIWTIAEKHGLWVVEDAAQAMGATYRGAKIGGDPRSVMSVYSFHPNKNMTTGEGGAIAFFDEAYLPRIQRLRFHGIERDAWKRQSKEGSVHIDVVEPARKANFMDLQAALGLHQLAQLDGFNTRRATLFHRYLELLGDMDEVRLPTAGDAVHGHCHHLFVLRILPEKAGLSRDGFVQALKEENIGTGIHYRPAHVHSFYRDYYAEHAHAMPKDGLPHAEWSGERLLSLPLWPGLTEADQDQVVATIKQVIAGAKARIAV, from the coding sequence ATGCCCTATGCCCGCCGCGAGACATTCCTGCCCTTCACCCGGCCCATGATTGGACAGGCCGAGATCGACGAGCTGATCGATTCCATCCACAGCGGCTGGATCACCACGGGGCCGAAAAGCGCGAAATTCGAAGAAGAACTTGAACGCTACAACGGCGTCCCCTATTGCCGGGTCATGAACAGCGCCACCACCGCCCAGGAAATCACGATGCAGGTGCTCGGCCTGCAACCGGGCGACGAGGTCATCACCACGTCCCTGACGTGGGTGAGCACGCTTTCGACCGTGGTGCTGCAAGGCGGCGTTCCGGTGCTGGTGGATATCGATCCGGTGACGCTCAACATGGATCCATCGAAGCTCGAGGCGGCCATCACGCCCCGCACCAAGGGCATCATCCCCGTGCACCTCACGGGGCTGCCCTGCAGCATGGATGAAATCTGGACCATCGCCGAAAAGCATGGCCTCTGGGTGGTGGAGGACGCGGCGCAGGCCATGGGGGCGACCTACAGGGGCGCCAAGATCGGCGGTGATCCCCGCTCGGTGATGAGCGTCTACAGCTTCCACCCGAACAAGAACATGACCACCGGCGAAGGCGGCGCCATCGCCTTCTTCGATGAGGCCTACCTGCCGCGGATCCAGCGCCTGCGGTTCCATGGCATCGAGCGGGACGCGTGGAAGCGCCAGAGCAAGGAGGGCAGCGTCCACATCGACGTGGTGGAGCCCGCCCGCAAGGCCAACTTCATGGATCTGCAAGCGGCCCTGGGGCTCCATCAATTGGCGCAATTGGATGGCTTCAACACCCGCCGGGCCACGCTCTTCCATCGCTACCTGGAACTGCTGGGGGACATGGACGAGGTGAGGCTGCCGACGGCTGGCGACGCGGTCCATGGCCACTGCCACCACCTCTTCGTGCTCCGCATCCTGCCTGAAAAAGCGGGGCTCAGCCGGGATGGATTCGTCCAGGCCCTGAAAGAAGAAAACATCGGCACCGGCATCCACTACCGCCCCGCCCACGTCCATTCCTTCTACCGGGACTACTACGCGGAGCATGCCCACGCCATGCCCAAGGACGGCCTGCCCCACGCGGAATGGAGCGGTGAGCGGCTCCTGAGCCTGCCGCTATGGCCGGGGCTCACCGAAGCCGATCAGGACCAGGTGGTGGCCACCATCAAGCAGGTGATCGCCGGGGCAAAGGCGAGGATCGCGGTGTAG
- a CDS encoding tetratricopeptide repeat protein: MNELHPSLQHGLDLLEKGEYLDAALAFRMVLADAPEEPNALHLLGIAIAQDGRPAEAVPYFDRALALIPTATSIHFNRARTLEATGRLIDALHGYIDTLISDPTHQESRQALWRLSLYRDAPPRPLSFSPAMREGIALIGKGLPAQAVNALQRAVAEEPGNADAWGAIGDAFIGFGEAGEARNAYQKALSFEPNYLALQSSLLGTLSYDAGLSEDSILKAHSVWGTAMPGRSSGARQAWPNLRKPDRRLRVGYVGGDFRAHAVAAFFEPVLAAHDREAFEPILYANQAQMDEVSTRFKGLAKWVPIDALSDADAAARIEHDAVDVLVDLGGHTRTARLGVFGRRPAPVQVAWLGYPTTTGLPEMDYRITDVWNDPEDGKSRGTEIPFRLPRSFHCWRPPAESPEVGPLPAAANGHITFGCFNNLAKLTLPAVAAWSSILRQIPGSRLMLKSQSLVDPGVAEHCHGRFAAHGIEKERIQLLPFMPDTAAHLGHYNQIDIALDPFPYAGTTTTCEALWMGVPVLSVTGDRHASRVSGSLLNAVGLREFATADPDACIAKAIALASDLDGLAALRAGLRARMAASPLRNEATFTRDLESAFRTMWTDWCQGRAPKK; encoded by the coding sequence ATGAACGAACTGCATCCTTCCCTCCAACACGGCCTCGACCTCCTGGAGAAGGGCGAGTACCTTGATGCGGCCCTGGCCTTCCGGATGGTCCTGGCCGATGCCCCCGAGGAGCCGAACGCCCTGCATCTCCTGGGCATCGCCATCGCCCAGGACGGCCGCCCGGCCGAGGCCGTCCCCTACTTCGACAGGGCCCTGGCGCTGATCCCCACGGCGACCTCCATCCATTTCAACCGGGCCCGCACGCTGGAGGCCACCGGACGCTTGATCGATGCTCTGCATGGGTACATCGACACGCTGATTTCCGATCCCACCCACCAGGAAAGCCGGCAGGCGCTTTGGCGCTTGAGCCTCTACCGCGATGCCCCGCCCCGCCCCTTGAGCTTCAGCCCGGCCATGCGGGAAGGCATCGCGCTCATCGGAAAAGGGCTTCCGGCCCAGGCCGTGAATGCCTTGCAGCGGGCCGTCGCGGAGGAGCCCGGCAATGCCGATGCCTGGGGAGCCATCGGCGACGCCTTCATCGGCTTCGGCGAAGCCGGGGAAGCCCGGAACGCCTATCAGAAGGCCTTGTCCTTCGAACCGAACTACCTGGCGCTGCAATCCAGCCTGCTGGGCACGCTCAGCTACGATGCGGGCCTCAGCGAGGACTCGATCCTGAAAGCGCACAGCGTCTGGGGAACCGCCATGCCGGGCCGATCCTCCGGAGCCCGGCAGGCCTGGCCCAACCTGCGCAAACCCGACCGCCGCCTGCGGGTCGGCTATGTGGGCGGCGATTTCCGCGCGCACGCGGTGGCGGCCTTTTTCGAGCCGGTTCTGGCGGCCCATGACCGGGAAGCCTTCGAACCCATCCTCTATGCGAACCAGGCCCAAATGGATGAGGTCTCCACCCGGTTCAAAGGTCTCGCGAAATGGGTGCCCATCGATGCGCTTTCAGACGCCGATGCGGCCGCCCGCATTGAACATGATGCGGTTGATGTGCTTGTGGACCTGGGCGGGCACACGCGCACGGCCCGTCTGGGCGTTTTCGGCCGCCGCCCCGCGCCTGTCCAGGTGGCCTGGCTGGGCTACCCCACCACCACCGGGCTGCCGGAGATGGACTACCGCATCACGGATGTTTGGAATGATCCCGAAGATGGGAAATCGCGCGGCACCGAAATTCCGTTCCGCCTGCCCAGGTCCTTCCACTGCTGGCGGCCGCCAGCGGAATCGCCCGAAGTGGGGCCGCTGCCTGCGGCCGCCAATGGCCACATCACCTTCGGCTGTTTCAACAACCTGGCGAAACTGACGCTTCCCGCGGTGGCCGCCTGGTCTTCGATCCTGCGGCAGATACCCGGCAGCCGGCTCATGCTCAAGTCCCAAAGCCTGGTGGATCCGGGCGTGGCTGAACATTGCCACGGCCGTTTCGCGGCCCATGGCATTGAAAAGGAACGCATCCAGTTGCTGCCCTTCATGCCTGACACCGCCGCCCACCTCGGGCACTACAACCAGATCGACATCGCGCTGGATCCCTTCCCCTATGCGGGCACCACCACGACTTGTGAAGCCCTGTGGATGGGCGTCCCGGTGCTGAGCGTGACCGGGGACCGCCATGCCAGCCGGGTCAGCGGAAGCCTGCTGAACGCTGTCGGATTGAGAGAATTCGCCACGGCGGATCCGGACGCCTGCATCGCCAAGGCCATCGCGCTGGCCTCGGACCTGGACGGCCTCGCTGCGCTCCGCGCAGGCCTGCGGGCACGGATGGCGGCTTCGCCGTTGCGGAATGAAGCCACCTTCACCCGCGACCTGGAAAGCGCCTTCAGAACCATGTGGACGGATTGGTGCCAGGGACGGGCCCCGAAAAAATAA
- a CDS encoding RNA polymerase sigma factor produces the protein MDSTQEQELIAAAREGDGQAFAALVEPSLGMLFTVIQRILGDPTDAQDALQEALLSIHLELGKFEGKSKFSTWAYRICVNEALMLRRSRMRRREDSVENFQPRFSDDGHLKDTDSVLAWRQDAEALEMAERLQLRAKVVEGLDRLSDDQRAVFVLKDLEGWDTEDIAMHLGISRDLVRQRLHRAHLGMRGHLVAFAAQVRGAAQGNVSAPKRTDGGRP, from the coding sequence ATGGATTCCACCCAAGAGCAGGAGCTGATCGCGGCGGCGCGGGAAGGGGATGGCCAGGCTTTCGCCGCGCTGGTGGAGCCTTCCCTGGGCATGTTGTTCACGGTGATCCAGCGCATCCTCGGGGATCCCACCGATGCCCAGGACGCCCTGCAGGAGGCTCTGCTGAGCATCCACCTGGAATTGGGTAAATTCGAGGGCAAAAGCAAATTCAGCACCTGGGCCTACCGCATCTGCGTGAACGAAGCCCTCATGCTCCGGCGCTCCCGGATGAGGCGCAGGGAAGATTCCGTTGAAAATTTTCAGCCACGTTTCAGCGACGACGGGCATCTCAAGGACACGGATTCAGTCCTGGCATGGCGCCAGGATGCGGAGGCACTCGAAATGGCTGAACGTCTTCAACTGCGGGCCAAGGTCGTGGAAGGCCTGGACAGGCTCTCGGACGATCAGCGGGCGGTCTTCGTGCTGAAGGACCTGGAGGGCTGGGACACCGAGGACATCGCCATGCACCTGGGGATTTCCCGCGATCTGGTCCGCCAGCGCCTGCACCGGGCCCACCTTGGCATGCGGGGGCATCTGGTGGCCTTCGCCGCCCAGGTGCGCGGAGCCGCGCAGGGTAATGTCAGCGCCCCCAAACGGACGGACGGAGGCCGCCCATGA
- the mtnA gene encoding S-methyl-5-thioribose-1-phosphate isomerase: MRALQSLALRFDGKRLSILDQSLLPGAEVWVDVTDPRAMIEAIQKLQVRGAPLLGVAAALCLACVAESGASHAQLESDALWLRRARPTAVNLMWALDRLRHVLERGGSKDDLILEAEHIFLEDVLLCEHMAEHGAALIRGGESLLTHCNTGGLATVGVGTALGVIHKAHLQNKRIHVFVDETRPLLQGARLTAWELEKLDIPHTLITDSMAAILMRDGRVDRVLVGADRIAVNGDFANKVGTYGLAVQAHFHGVPFHPVAPYSTVDTHCARGSDIPIEERAVSEVLGFRELQWAPEGTDVFNPSFDVTPVDLVTSLVLDRGVISQADLKAGKLAGGAL, encoded by the coding sequence ATGAGAGCCCTCCAATCCCTCGCCCTGCGCTTCGATGGCAAGCGGCTTTCCATCCTGGACCAGAGCCTCCTGCCGGGGGCCGAGGTCTGGGTGGATGTCACCGACCCCCGGGCCATGATCGAGGCCATCCAGAAATTGCAAGTGCGCGGCGCTCCACTGCTGGGTGTGGCGGCGGCGCTCTGCCTGGCCTGCGTCGCCGAGAGCGGCGCATCCCACGCGCAGCTGGAGAGCGACGCGCTGTGGCTGCGCCGGGCGCGGCCCACGGCTGTGAACCTGATGTGGGCCCTGGACCGGCTACGGCACGTGCTGGAGCGGGGCGGCTCCAAGGATGACCTGATCCTCGAAGCGGAACACATCTTCCTGGAGGACGTGCTGCTTTGCGAGCACATGGCGGAGCATGGCGCGGCGCTGATCAGGGGCGGCGAATCCCTGCTCACCCATTGCAACACCGGGGGCCTCGCGACGGTGGGCGTGGGCACGGCCCTCGGCGTGATCCATAAGGCCCACCTGCAGAACAAGCGCATCCATGTGTTCGTGGACGAGACCCGCCCGCTGCTGCAGGGCGCGCGGCTCACCGCCTGGGAACTGGAAAAGCTGGACATCCCCCACACCCTCATCACCGACAGCATGGCCGCCATCCTCATGCGGGATGGCCGGGTGGACCGGGTGCTGGTGGGCGCCGACCGCATCGCCGTGAACGGGGATTTCGCCAACAAGGTGGGCACCTACGGGCTCGCCGTGCAGGCGCATTTCCATGGCGTCCCCTTCCATCCCGTGGCGCCCTATTCGACCGTGGACACCCATTGCGCGCGCGGCAGCGACATCCCCATCGAAGAGCGGGCCGTCTCGGAAGTGCTGGGCTTCCGGGAACTGCAATGGGCGCCGGAGGGGACGGACGTTTTCAATCCCTCCTTCGATGTGACACCGGTGGACCTGGTGACCAGCCTGGTGCTGGACCGCGGCGTCATCAGCCAAGCGGATTTGAAGGCGGGAAAGCTCGCTGGCGGCGCGCTCTAA
- a CDS encoding HAMP domain-containing histidine kinase, with amino-acid sequence MAHTVPMKVHLRRVRTQRIIFWSVSLLLCSQLGWWISLQIHETQAFQDARISQLRAGRAEAWQMDTKDILARLRAFPAVGQGPTIQGRVVVEAQEVNLPPLEIRRKAIETRFPYVAVVADPVAEDDPPLFDYSAYITLRKDPLDTLARQRRQALWTVAAQGGFMALGVLLGLIYIYRKLNTEMELVLRQRNFIATVTHELKTPIAALQVWTETLFTRELNEERKARIHELMGKDLERLTELVSNLLEAARAEAGSLELKLEPLDLEPWLKNVCDTMANRLGPGALNLTTELGRDIWAMADPKGLGTVVENLLSNAFKYADVPRETTVTLDGDRDDVFIVVSDRGNGIAGKEMSRIFQPFYRVGDELTRQAAGSGLGLFLSKEIILRHHGDIRVASRGKGLGSSFTIRLPRLIR; translated from the coding sequence ATGGCCCATACTGTCCCCATGAAAGTCCACCTTCGCAGGGTCCGCACCCAGCGCATCATTTTCTGGAGCGTGTCGCTGCTGCTCTGCTCGCAGCTCGGCTGGTGGATCAGCCTGCAGATCCACGAGACGCAGGCCTTCCAGGATGCGCGGATCAGCCAGTTGCGGGCGGGCCGCGCCGAAGCCTGGCAGATGGACACCAAGGACATCCTGGCCCGGCTGCGCGCCTTTCCCGCTGTGGGACAAGGGCCCACCATCCAGGGCCGCGTCGTGGTGGAGGCCCAGGAAGTCAATCTCCCTCCGCTGGAAATCAGGCGGAAGGCCATCGAGACGCGCTTTCCCTACGTGGCCGTGGTCGCCGATCCCGTGGCCGAGGACGACCCTCCGCTCTTCGACTACTCCGCCTACATCACCCTCCGCAAGGACCCCCTGGACACCCTGGCCCGGCAACGCCGCCAGGCCTTGTGGACCGTTGCCGCGCAGGGGGGATTCATGGCCCTGGGTGTCCTGCTGGGGCTCATCTACATCTACAGGAAGCTCAACACCGAGATGGAGCTCGTGCTGCGCCAGCGGAACTTCATCGCCACCGTCACCCATGAATTGAAGACTCCCATCGCGGCGCTCCAGGTCTGGACCGAAACCCTGTTCACGAGGGAACTCAACGAAGAGCGCAAGGCCAGGATCCACGAGCTGATGGGCAAGGACCTGGAGCGCCTCACGGAACTGGTCAGCAACCTGCTGGAGGCGGCCCGGGCGGAAGCCGGGAGCCTGGAACTCAAGCTGGAGCCCCTGGATCTGGAACCGTGGCTGAAAAACGTCTGCGACACCATGGCGAACCGCCTCGGCCCCGGCGCATTGAACCTGACCACAGAGCTCGGCAGGGACATCTGGGCCATGGCGGACCCCAAAGGCCTTGGAACGGTGGTGGAAAATCTGCTTTCCAACGCGTTCAAATATGCCGATGTGCCCCGGGAGACCACCGTGACCCTGGATGGAGACCGGGACGACGTCTTCATCGTCGTCTCGGACCGTGGCAACGGGATCGCGGGCAAGGAGATGTCGCGGATCTTCCAGCCCTTCTACCGCGTCGGCGACGAGCTCACCCGGCAGGCGGCGGGGTCGGGCCTCGGCCTGTTCCTGAGCAAGGAGATCATCCTGCGGCACCACGGCGATATCCGGGTGGCCAGCCGAGGCAAGGGCCTCGGCTCCAGTTTCACCATCCGCCTTCCCAGGCTCATCCGCTGA
- a CDS encoding GAF domain-containing sensor histidine kinase — MDPNPIPSPKTGTPPSAAPKGEGGLVASGGQKAGPAASEAKVEASGKVLAELVQAQRQLSQVTLELSDLKSSLGRRGHQMSVLQHVAEILAATTKVTQVADVVLDVMVQEFGSKRCLVWVLEDGGTAFQPRSGFGISKAEWTEFRLPAPNPFPDSPIVLYQCQWLENQLDGPVVEQLKVDSNTRIFFVPFENQLLVMGFALLALPAGHDWEEEDLDALSILQQLAAVSIYNAWLFRDLSEQRDALQSQTLALEKANTALRDSDRIKSEFLALTSHELRTPLTGILGFTRLVMDGLYTSEADMKQMLQSSYSSGKHLLELLNDILDLAKIESGKLEVRSEPVSLYVVVEEVRPIVEAYPRHKGVELIFPANLKEIPEVMVDPGRLQQVLLNLLSNALKFTKDGSVEIRVERGPGVAMLHVVDTGIGVSPDAQERLFQKFVQADGGHAREYGGTGLGLVICRRLMEMMGGSISLSSEGQGKGTTMTLTMQIA, encoded by the coding sequence ATGGACCCCAACCCGATCCCGAGCCCGAAGACGGGAACTCCGCCGAGCGCAGCGCCCAAGGGCGAGGGCGGGCTCGTGGCCAGCGGCGGCCAGAAGGCGGGACCGGCGGCTTCAGAAGCCAAAGTGGAGGCCTCGGGCAAGGTGCTCGCGGAGCTGGTCCAGGCCCAGCGCCAGTTGAGCCAGGTGACCCTGGAACTGAGCGATCTGAAGAGCAGCCTCGGCCGGCGCGGCCACCAGATGTCCGTCCTGCAGCACGTGGCGGAGATCCTGGCGGCCACCACCAAGGTGACCCAGGTGGCGGATGTGGTGCTGGACGTCATGGTCCAGGAATTCGGCTCCAAGCGCTGCCTGGTCTGGGTTCTGGAAGACGGCGGCACCGCCTTCCAGCCCCGTAGCGGATTCGGGATATCCAAGGCGGAATGGACGGAATTCCGCCTGCCTGCGCCCAACCCCTTTCCCGATTCGCCCATCGTCCTCTACCAGTGCCAGTGGCTGGAAAACCAACTGGACGGCCCAGTGGTGGAACAGCTCAAGGTGGATTCCAACACCCGGATCTTCTTCGTGCCCTTCGAGAACCAGCTGCTGGTCATGGGGTTCGCTCTCCTGGCCCTGCCCGCGGGGCATGACTGGGAGGAGGAGGACCTCGACGCCCTGTCCATCCTCCAGCAGCTGGCGGCGGTGAGCATCTACAACGCCTGGCTGTTCAGGGACTTGTCGGAGCAACGCGACGCCTTGCAGAGCCAGACCCTTGCGCTGGAAAAGGCCAATACCGCGCTCAGGGACTCAGACCGCATCAAGAGCGAATTCCTGGCCCTCACCAGCCATGAACTGCGGACCCCGCTGACGGGAATCCTGGGCTTCACCCGCCTCGTGATGGACGGCCTCTACACCTCCGAAGCCGACATGAAGCAGATGCTGCAATCGAGCTATTCCAGCGGGAAACACCTGCTTGAGCTGCTGAACGACATCCTGGACCTGGCCAAGATCGAGAGCGGCAAGCTGGAGGTCCGGTCCGAGCCCGTCAGCCTTTATGTGGTCGTGGAGGAAGTCCGTCCCATCGTGGAAGCCTATCCCCGCCACAAGGGCGTGGAGCTGATCTTCCCGGCCAACCTTAAGGAAATTCCCGAGGTGATGGTGGATCCCGGCCGTCTGCAGCAGGTGCTGCTCAACTTGCTCTCCAATGCTTTGAAATTCACGAAGGATGGGAGCGTGGAAATCCGCGTGGAGCGCGGGCCCGGCGTGGCCATGCTGCATGTGGTGGACACGGGCATCGGCGTCAGCCCGGATGCCCAGGAGCGATTGTTCCAGAAATTCGTCCAGGCCGATGGCGGCCATGCGCGGGAATACGGCGGCACAGGCCTGGGGCTCGTCATTTGCCGGCGCCTCATGGAAATGATGGGCGGGAGCATTTCGCTTTCTAGCGAAGGCCAGGGCAAAGGCACTACCATGACCTTGACCATGCAGATAGCCTAG
- a CDS encoding cupin domain-containing protein: protein MNPLLTCEEVLRIIPEYQEHLLAPSLRLRFSLHLRMCKPCRAMLESLQAIPNIFQRAVSDEAPAPSSEARGALEAVLARLQAGGRLTAKDRNSQIHRCSSHPMPAFVEKAIADGSADGPMRLMAMAYGAIQAQEGRPVAEPFLPESVLEELPPLEKWKWTKTLLNGCSSAFLSKDPRTGATLHMILLPPGQRFPDHRHQGEEHVLLLSGQAEDTLCYGIAGDWFHQASGSDHRELQGRGTDVCWTLTRLESPGVRLSGWRGAVQSFAERMS, encoded by the coding sequence ATGAATCCACTGCTCACCTGCGAGGAGGTCCTGCGGATCATCCCCGAGTATCAGGAGCATCTTCTGGCTCCCAGCCTCCGCTTGAGGTTCAGCCTCCACCTGAGGATGTGCAAGCCCTGCCGCGCGATGCTGGAGTCGCTCCAGGCCATTCCCAACATTTTCCAGCGGGCTGTTTCCGACGAGGCCCCTGCGCCATCCTCCGAAGCCAGGGGCGCCTTGGAGGCCGTCCTGGCAAGGCTCCAGGCCGGGGGCCGCCTGACCGCGAAGGATCGGAATTCCCAGATCCATCGATGCTCATCGCATCCCATGCCGGCCTTCGTGGAAAAGGCCATTGCCGATGGTTCGGCGGACGGGCCCATGCGCCTGATGGCCATGGCCTACGGCGCCATCCAGGCCCAAGAGGGCAGGCCGGTGGCCGAGCCATTCCTGCCGGAGTCCGTCCTGGAGGAGCTGCCGCCCTTGGAAAAGTGGAAATGGACCAAAACCCTGCTCAATGGGTGCAGCAGCGCCTTTCTCAGCAAGGATCCCCGGACAGGCGCGACGCTGCACATGATCCTCCTGCCCCCGGGGCAACGGTTCCCGGACCACCGGCACCAAGGCGAAGAGCATGTGCTCCTGCTGTCCGGCCAGGCCGAGGACACCCTGTGCTACGGCATCGCCGGAGACTGGTTCCACCAGGCGTCCGGTTCGGACCATCGGGAATTGCAGGGGCGCGGAACGGATGTCTGCTGGACCCTCACGCGGCTGGAGAGCCCTGGCGTTCGCTTGAGCGGCTGGCGCGGCGCCGTCCAGTCCTTCGCGGAGCGGATGTCGTAA
- a CDS encoding class II aldolase/adducin family protein, which produces MDEPGILNAMVEACRRLHARNLLAAADGNISCRLPFNRIAITPAGVNKAQLRAQDMAFMQLNGLVIKGKPSSERLMHQAVYRACPEAFCVVHAHPPTAIAWSLARPDLEFLPDEALPEVILAAGRIPIVPYARPGTAAMGEALAEYLPQHRLMILARHGALCWGETIEDAYNGIERLEHVCQILKSATELGGLHSLPPGELAALRELRARQGPKIL; this is translated from the coding sequence ATGGATGAACCCGGAATCCTGAATGCCATGGTGGAGGCCTGCCGCCGCCTCCACGCCCGGAACCTGCTGGCGGCGGCGGATGGCAACATTTCCTGCCGCCTTCCCTTCAACCGCATCGCCATCACGCCCGCGGGGGTCAACAAAGCGCAGCTGCGGGCCCAGGACATGGCCTTCATGCAGTTGAACGGCCTCGTGATCAAGGGCAAACCCAGCAGCGAACGGCTCATGCACCAGGCCGTGTACCGTGCCTGTCCCGAGGCCTTTTGCGTGGTCCATGCGCATCCGCCCACGGCCATCGCCTGGAGCCTGGCCCGGCCGGACCTCGAATTCCTGCCGGATGAAGCCCTGCCCGAAGTCATCCTCGCGGCGGGACGGATTCCCATCGTGCCCTACGCGAGGCCGGGCACCGCGGCCATGGGGGAGGCGCTGGCGGAGTATCTGCCCCAGCATCGCCTGATGATCCTGGCCCGGCATGGGGCGCTGTGCTGGGGTGAGACAATCGAGGATGCCTACAATGGCATCGAGCGGTTGGAACATGTGTGCCAGATCCTGAAATCCGCAACGGAACTCGGCGGGCTCCACTCGCTGCCCCCAGGTGAACTGGCCGCGCTCCGGGAACTCCGGGCCCGGCAGGGGCCGAAGATCCTATGA